In a genomic window of Drosophila takahashii strain IR98-3 E-12201 chromosome 3L, DtakHiC1v2, whole genome shotgun sequence:
- the LOC138913135 gene encoding neprilysin-4-like encodes MELRLLRLVIFLLLLIYSTKGNGNESLESYGNLMKSLMNLSVGPCDDFYEYACGNFGSLSAQQRFNLYTDPFDFRKRLDHLRTDHLLGMVDLAKSLNVSSELRVAQRFHNACLQADLYPFPASDPYYLEVIRSIGGFPAVDGASWNASNFSWFNMSAHMINYGAQGLIGEEIFWDYPFSSSLDFERTLLGFNPYVNTLNIWSKGSTAYKQNEKVMRGYLRAFKLPEDKIAEVIDGVFAFWRDALREKSEFPPNGNCTAFEDNYIKIVWNQTKEHDSCDSYFVELDKVVTRHPEAVANYLAMKLLYAFDAKLEDTKQQKYYCDRTLRSSMMGLLNKLFLEEHFTEETKLDVSKIVKEVRQSMESSLVKADWLNSEDRKGELLKESILDFSGANLLNDYLISETGRLEVVDDSYAATNINLQRLSVDINKYNTRYTNELFKLPENIHLIVKFLQPPVYEPSWPLSLKFGALGSVLANYLPENILRDKQGYVERRQCFRDYYKNLWSSDDSKWREEEIMQFDTLRLAFSAYQRHIEHLPKDSKQERVNETMPGLDLSSNQLFFLGATQVLCADGIKLLKVLAMAALASNEHFYQAFNCPVGSGMRPTNITCHLW; translated from the exons ATGGAATTAAGATTACTTAGACTGGTGATCTTTCTGCTTCTACTTATATATTCCACGAAGGGCAATGGGAATGAAAGCCTAGAGTCCTATGGCAATCTAATGAAGTCCCTCATGAACTTGAGTGTAGGACCTTGTGATGACTTTTATGAGTACGCCTGCGGAAATTTTGGAAGCCTCTCCGCGCAACAAAGATTTAACTTGTATACCGACCCGTTTGACTTCAGGAAACGCCTGGATCATTTACGGACAGATCATTTATTGGGTATGGTGGATCTGGCGAAGTCCCTCAATGTGTCCAGCGAACTTAGGGTGGCCCAAAGATTCCACAATGCCTGTCTGCAAGCTGATCTCTACCCCTTTCCTGCTTCCGATCCATATTACCTAGAAGTAATTCGATCGATCGGAGGCTTTCCTGCCGTCGATGGTGCCTCTTGGAATGCCTCAAACTTCAGCTGGTTCAACATGAGCGCCCACATGATCAATTACGGGGCACAGGGTCTGATCGGCGAGGAGATCTTCTGGGACTATCCCTTTAGCTCTTCCTTGGACTTTGAACGGACACTTTTGGGTTTCAACCCCTACGTAAACACGCTCAATATCTGGAGTAAAGGATCGACTGCCTATAAACAGAATGAGAAGGTCATGCGCGGATACTTAAGAGCATTTAAATTGCCTGAGGATAAAATTGCAGAGGTGATCGACGGTGTATTTGCATTCTGGCGTGATGCGCTAAGGGAGAAAAGTGAATTTCCGCCAAATGGAAACTGCACAGCCTTTGAAGATAACTACATCAAGATTGTCTGGAACCAGACAAAGGAGCACGATTCGTGTGATTCCTACTTCGTCGAGTTGGATAAAGTGGTTACCCGGCATCCTGAGGCTGTGGCCAATTATTTGGCCATGAAACTGCTCTACGCATTCGATGCCAAGCTTGAGGACacaaaacagcaaaaataTTACTGCGACAGAACTCTGCGCAGTTCAATGATGGGCCTTCTCAACAAACTATTTTTGGAG GAGCATTTTACTGAGGAAACAAAGCTGGACGTGTCGAAAattgtgaaggaagtaaggcAGAGCATGGAAAGTTCGCTTGTAAAAGCCGATTGGTTGAACTCGGAGGATCGAAAGGGTGAACTGCTCAAGGAGTCTATCCTCGACTTTAGCGGTGCCAATTTACTTAACGATTACCTAATCTCGGAGACTGGCCGCCTGGAAGTAGTCGATGATAGTTACGCTGCGACCAATATAAATCTTCAACGCCTTAGTGTTGACATCAATAAGTACAACACCCGTTACACTAACGAACTCTTCAAGTTACCGGAAAATATCCACCTCattgttaaatttttgcaacCACCCGTTTACGAACCCTCTTGGCCGTTGTCCCTAAAATTCGGCGCCTTGGGTAGTGTGCTTGCGAACTATTTACCCGAGAACATCTTAAGAGATAAACAGGGATATGTTGAACGTCGTCAGTGCTTTAGGGATTACTACAAAAATCTGTGGAGTTCAGATGACAGCAAGTGGCGCGAGGAAGAAATCATGCAATTTGATACTTTGCGACTCGCATTTTCTGCCTATCAAAGGCACATAGAACATCTTCCGAAGGACTCGAAGCAGGAGAGGGTCAACGAAACGATGCCAGGACTCGACCTTTCATCGAATCAGCTCTTCTTTCTTGGAGCCACTCAGGTGTTGTGCGCTGATGGCATAAAACTTCTTAAGGTCTTAGCAATGGCCGCCCTTGCAAGTAACGAACACTTTTATCAGGCCTTTAACTGTCCTGTAGGATCCGGGATGCGACCCACAAACATCACTTGTCATTTGTGgtaa
- the LOC138913176 gene encoding neprilysin-1-like, translating to MNLSVAPCDDFYEYACGNVHQQEEEIDNELDEVTEHLLGKTEYLLGLVDLAESLNVSSELRVAQRFYNACLEADLHPFPAADPYYLEVIRSIGGFPAVDGASWNASNFSWFNMSVHMTNYGVEGLIAERIHPGYPYPPYLDFQRAFLGINHFISTYYTDSKRFTGYEQNEEVMRKYLRAFKLPQDKIAEVIDGVFAFWREAFEVDSEHKKAGNCEIFEPNYYKIVWNQNTTKEVCNVYFEQMDKVCARHPEAVANYLAMKLLYAFDPKLQNSNQQRDYCDRTLRSSMVFLLNKLYLAEHFNEKTKLEVLKIAEDVRTSLRISLHEADWLNGMDRNEDLLRDPPIDLYWENLLDRLVSEIGRVEIANDSYAKTNVKIQRLIVEIKRYISRHINELPESSKLPKSMLFDIGRIVLLLEPPVYDSSSPFSLKFAVLGRLLAGYIFKNNFINYDYDNDGKDYNKRVQCVLDFSNGHVSNDNKWKYENIIINMRLVFSAYQIHLKNMLKDSEHEKINETIPGLDLSPNQLFFLRYTQGFCSRPNDLARLLVVASFATSENVSQAFNCPVGSKMRPTAKLCDLV from the exons ATGAACCTGAGTGTAGCACCTTGTGACGACTTTTATGAGTACGCCTGCGGAAATGTTCACCAGCAAGAAGAGGAGATCGATAACGAACTGGATGAGGTTACGGAACATCTGTTAGGCAAGACGGAATATTTATTGGGCCTGGTAGATCTGGCGGAGTCTCTCAATGTGTCCAGCGAACTTAGGGTGGCCCAAAGATTCTACAATGCCTGCCTGGAAGCTGATCTCCACCCCTTTCCTGCTGCCGATCCATATTACCTAGAAGTAATTCGCTCGATCGGAGGTTTCCCGGCCGTCGACGGGGCCTCTTGGAATGCCTCAAACTTCAGCTGGTTCAACATGAGCGTCCACATGACCAATTACGGAGTAGAAGGTCTGATCGCTGAAAGGATCCATCCGGGATATCCTTATCCGCCATACTTGGACTTTCAACGGGCATTTCTGGGGATCAACCACTTTATTAGCACGTATTACACCGACAGTAAAAGATTTACTGGCTATGAACAAAATGAGGAAGTCATGCGCAAATACTTAAGAGCATTTAAATTGCCTCAGGATAAAATTGCAGAGGTAATCGACGGTGTATTTGCATTCTGGCGTGAGGCGTTTGAAGTCGATAGCGAACATAAGAAAGCTGGAAACTGCGAAATCTTCGAGCCTAACTACTACAAGATCGTCTGGAACCAGAACACAACCAAGGAAGTGTGTAATGTGTACTTCGAGCAGATGGACAAGGTGTGTGCCCGGCATCCTGAGGCTGTGGCCAATTATCTGGCGATGAAGCTGCTCTACGCATTCGATCCCAAACTTCAGAACTCTAATCAACAACGAGATTATTGCGACAGAACTCTGCGCAGCTCAATGGTGTTTCTTCTGAACAAACTTTATTTGGCg GAGCATTTTAATGAGAAAACAAAGCTGGAAGTGCTGAAAATTGCGGAGGATGTAAGGACAAGCCTAAGAATTTCGCTGCATGAAGCCGATTGGTTGAACGGGATGGATCGAAATGAAGACCTGCTCAGGGACCCTCCCATCGACTTATACTGGGAAAATTTGCTCGATCGCCTAGTCTCGGAAATTGGCCGCGTGGAAATAGCCAATGATAGTTACGCTAAAACCAACGTAAAAATTCAGCGCCTGATTGTTGAGATCAAGAGGTACATCAGCCGTCACATTAACGAACTTCCCGAATCCTCCAAGTTACCAAAATCTATGTTATTTGACATAGGTCGCATTGTTCTACTTTTGGAACCCCCCGTTTACGACTCCTCTTCGCCGTTTTCCCTAAAATTCGCCGTCTTGGGTAGATTGCTTGCGGGGTATATCTTCAAAAACAACTTTATCAATTATGATTATGATAATGATGGCAAAGATTATAATAAACGCGTGCAGTGCGTTTTGGATTTCTCCAATGGTCATGTGAGTAATGACAATAAGTGGAAGTATGAAAATATCATCATAAACATGCGCCTGGTATTTTCTGCCTATCAAATCCACTTAAAGAATATGCTGAAGGATTCTGAGCATGAGAAGATCAACGAAACGATTCCAGGACTCGACCTTTCCCCGAATCAGCTATTCTTTCTTCGATACACTCAGGGTTTCTGCTCCAGACCCAACGATTTAGCTAGGTTGCTAGTTGTGGCCTCATTTGCGACCAGCGAAAATGTGTCCCAGGCCTTTAACTGTCCTGTTGGATCCAAGATGCGACCTACAGCCAAACTATGTGATTTAGTGTAA
- the LOC108070251 gene encoding neprilysin-4-like, whose protein sequence is MIIFFWVYYKIVWNQTRVPESCDSYFVELDKVCARYPEAVANYLAMKLLYTFDGKLNSTEQQRDYCERAVRTSTVSLLNKLYLTEHSFEEAKLEVLKTGEEVWKTLRCSPREADCLESGKLNENQLHKSPLDFSWVSWLDCLIPEIDRLEIVRDSYAATNINMHRLVVEIRRYNTRHTDELSELSKLPETMLADIQRTVTHLQPPNYHSTWPLSLKFGAFGSVLAVHFLREYKFDDEYDEGRRCFEDYHNKGLSLNGKMKKYTPYIVGFDTLRLSFSAYQRHIAILLKDSKRDKINETIPGLHLSPNQLFFLGATQLRCSDSIHDKNEALASLMSNEDFYQAFNCPVGSRMRPTANICKLW, encoded by the exons atgatcatttttttttgggtgtactaTAAGATTGTCTGGAACCAAACAAGAGTTCCTGAATCCTGTGATTCCTACTTCGTGGAGTTGGACAAAGTGTGTGCCCGGTATCCTGAGGCTGTGGCCAATTATCTGGCCATGAAGCTGCTCTACACATTCGATGGAAAACTTAATAGCACGGAACAGCAAAGAGATTATTGCGAAAGAGCAGTGCGAACCTCAACGGTATCCCTTCTTAACAAACTATATTTAACC GAGCATTCGTTTGAGGAAGCAAAGCTGGAAGTATTAAAAACAGGGGAAGAAGTGTGGAAGACCCTGAGATGTTCGCCGCGGGAAGCCGATTGTTTGGAATCAGGGAAATTGAACGAAAATCAGCTTCATAAATCTCCCCTCGACTTTAGCTGGGTCAGTTGGCTCGATTGCCTGATCCCGGAGATTGACCGTCTGGAAATAGTCAGGGATAGTTACGCTGCAACCAACATAAATATGCATCGCCTGGTTGTTGAGATCAGAAGGTACAACACCCGTCACACGGACGAACTCTCCGAACTCTCGAAACTACCAGAAACTATGTTAGCTGACATCCAACGCACTGTCACTCATTTGCAACCACCCAATTACCACTCCACTTGGCCCCTGTCCCTAAAATTCGGCGCCTTTGGTAGTGTGCTCGCGGTCCACTTCCTCAGGGAATATAAATTTGATGACGAATATGACGAAGGCCGTCGGTGCTTTGAGGATTACCACAATAAAGGTTTGAGTTTAAATGGCAAGATGAAGAAATACACCCCATACATCGTCGGCTTTGATACATTGCGACTGTCTTTTTCCGCCTATCAAAGACACATAGCGATTCTTCTGAAGGATTCTAAGAGGGACAAGATCAACGAAACGATACCAGGACTCCACCTTTCGCCGAATCAGCTCTTCTTCCTTGGAGCCACTCAGTTGAGGTGCTCCGATAGCATTCACGATAAGAACGAAGCTCTGGCCTCCTTAATGAGCAACGAAGACTTTTACCAGGCCTTTAACTGTCCTGTAGGATCCCGCATGCGACCGACAGCCAACATTTGTAAATTGTGGTAG